One window of the bacterium genome contains the following:
- a CDS encoding cytochrome b/b6 domain-containing protein produces MLTARFLQHAFVVMFFTLSGFSSVYSADTDWSDNSNCIMCHQDPDLKNSAGQKIGVHDGFTKSVHGSLSCTDCHGKGNYDETPHWKATPKVNCDACHSGITQSWQKSMHGSGGGTSPFVAAKCFDCHSPTGDAHRIGSSASGVVGASCMKCHTEETKRYNSSIHAKRFPQLGKKDACATCHPAHGEIKLVDPVAITKTCQNCHAGALDQLKNGPHGIHGIHKSVADTVINKVSCSSCHEPHAVADPKKSNDAFKNCMTCHHKTMDEFSGSIHQGELLSGEMTCASCHSVHLKPGEAAFHCGDCHQKPLAEYRGSMHFKDDPTGLGVAANCGDCHDRGHGVRRVSDPRSMANPRNQPSTCGHCHGDSVVTTTDYVRMPMTKTNYMKSIHADKWQEWMKDSTKVRGAICSDCHGTHGIQSAGDPQSITNRLNLPNTCGKCHDQAATDYLTSIHGAANRRGIQDTPACNDCHESHMILARTNPESRTYPTNVAKDCGKCHENTALTERFGIWQGVVRSYNDSYHGWALGRSQIVANCNDCHTTHAIRSHFDPRSTTHANNLVQTCGKCHPNSNTEFAQSYTHESFGKKWGYHDYARIIYIVLIIGTLGGMLLHNLIVYLFHLREHRKKHLSEKYIVRMDRSEIMQHVVLMVTFIGLAITGLALRHQDSWWVQGLVFFGMNEEIRAFLHRILAIFLIIGTLWHTFWLFSTQRGRDKLRNYAPKLFDVTSAIHNLMYHLKLRKDPPRFETYDYTQKAEYWALVWGTIVMGITGMVLWFPVIATAWTPGWVVRVASVVHYYEALLAVGAIIIWHFFFVIFHPKQYPLALTFITGRMSQEEWEHHHGKAADAKRDDPSFVKAGDPVPQQEEHSAPEQNVTLQNEKEK; encoded by the coding sequence ATGTTAACCGCACGTTTCCTCCAACATGCTTTCGTCGTGATGTTTTTCACGTTAAGTGGATTCAGCTCTGTTTATTCTGCTGACACTGATTGGTCTGACAATTCGAACTGTATCATGTGTCATCAGGACCCTGATTTAAAGAACTCGGCAGGTCAAAAAATCGGTGTCCACGATGGCTTTACGAAAAGTGTTCATGGTTCACTGTCCTGTACCGACTGTCACGGCAAGGGAAACTACGACGAGACTCCGCACTGGAAAGCGACCCCAAAAGTGAATTGTGACGCGTGTCATAGCGGGATAACCCAGTCGTGGCAAAAGAGCATGCACGGAAGCGGTGGTGGAACTTCTCCGTTTGTCGCTGCCAAGTGTTTCGACTGCCATAGTCCAACCGGTGATGCTCACCGCATCGGAAGTAGTGCTTCTGGTGTTGTCGGCGCATCGTGCATGAAATGCCATACCGAGGAAACGAAGCGTTACAATAGCAGTATCCATGCGAAACGCTTCCCGCAGTTGGGAAAGAAGGATGCTTGCGCGACCTGCCACCCGGCACACGGAGAGATCAAACTGGTCGATCCGGTCGCAATAACGAAGACTTGCCAAAACTGTCATGCCGGTGCATTGGACCAATTGAAGAATGGACCGCATGGGATTCATGGCATTCATAAATCGGTAGCAGATACAGTCATCAACAAAGTATCCTGCTCCAGTTGCCACGAACCTCATGCTGTAGCTGATCCGAAGAAATCGAACGACGCATTCAAGAATTGTATGACCTGCCATCATAAGACGATGGATGAATTTTCCGGTTCGATTCATCAAGGTGAGTTGCTTAGCGGCGAAATGACCTGCGCAAGTTGCCACTCAGTACATTTGAAGCCGGGCGAAGCGGCATTCCATTGCGGCGATTGCCATCAAAAACCATTAGCAGAATATCGCGGCAGCATGCACTTTAAAGACGATCCCACCGGGTTGGGCGTCGCTGCAAACTGCGGCGACTGCCACGATAGGGGACACGGTGTTCGGCGGGTTAGTGACCCCCGTAGTATGGCGAATCCTCGGAACCAACCATCAACCTGTGGGCACTGTCATGGCGACTCAGTCGTAACAACGACCGATTATGTTCGGATGCCGATGACCAAAACAAATTACATGAAGTCGATTCATGCTGATAAGTGGCAGGAATGGATGAAAGACTCGACCAAGGTCCGTGGTGCAATTTGCAGTGACTGCCATGGCACCCACGGCATTCAGTCGGCTGGTGATCCACAAAGCATTACAAACCGTTTGAATTTACCAAACACATGCGGTAAATGCCACGACCAAGCGGCAACCGATTATCTCACTTCAATCCACGGCGCAGCCAACCGACGCGGAATTCAGGATACACCGGCTTGTAATGACTGCCATGAATCTCACATGATACTCGCCCGGACGAATCCGGAATCACGTACTTACCCGACGAATGTGGCAAAAGATTGCGGAAAATGCCATGAAAATACGGCATTAACCGAACGATTTGGGATTTGGCAAGGAGTTGTTAGAAGTTATAACGACAGCTATCACGGTTGGGCGCTTGGCCGTTCACAGATCGTGGCGAACTGCAACGATTGCCATACTACCCACGCGATTCGCAGCCACTTCGATCCCCGTTCGACCACCCATGCGAACAACTTAGTACAAACGTGCGGTAAGTGTCATCCAAACTCCAACACCGAGTTTGCGCAAAGCTATACCCATGAGAGCTTTGGTAAGAAATGGGGTTATCACGATTATGCTCGCATCATCTACATCGTGTTGATTATCGGCACGTTGGGTGGAATGCTGCTTCACAATCTAATCGTCTACCTTTTCCATCTTCGGGAGCACCGCAAGAAGCATCTTAGCGAGAAGTACATTGTGCGGATGGATCGCTCCGAAATCATGCAACACGTGGTTTTGATGGTTACGTTTATTGGGTTGGCTATCACGGGATTGGCGCTGCGGCATCAAGATTCATGGTGGGTTCAAGGACTGGTGTTTTTCGGGATGAATGAGGAGATTCGGGCGTTTCTGCACCGAATTCTTGCAATCTTCTTGATTATCGGGACACTCTGGCACACTTTCTGGCTGTTTTCTACACAGCGTGGCAGGGATAAACTTCGTAACTATGCTCCGAAGCTATTCGATGTTACAAGTGCGATCCATAACCTGATGTATCATTTAAAACTTCGGAAAGACCCACCTCGATTTGAAACCTACGATTACACCCAAAAAGCCGAGTATTGGGCATTGGTCTGGGGTACGATTGTCATGGGTATCACCGGTATGGTGCTTTGGTTCCCGGTTATCGCAACCGCCTGGACACCGGGTTGGGTTGTGCGGGTTGCCAGTGTTGTCCATTACTACGAAGCCTTGCTGGCGGTCGGAGCAATTATTATTTGGCACTTCTTCTTTGTCATTTTCCACCCCAAGCAGTATCCGTTAGCTTTGACATTTATCACGGGCAGAATGTCACAAGAAGAGTGGGAACACCACCACGGCAAAGCCGCCGATGCCAAGCGTGACGATCCGAGTTTTGTGAAAGCCGGCGATCCGGTTCCACAACAAGAGGAGCATTCTGCACCAGAACAAAACGTGACACTTCAAAACGAGAAAGAGAAGTAG